In Paracoccus jeotgali, the following are encoded in one genomic region:
- a CDS encoding DUF6998 domain-containing protein, which yields MSLSQTQIIRSLGEALAWFEKELAWGAPMGELRHLTGRIGELYAAMVTRGQMALAVNQSGYDVVSDEGERISVKTFTSSSHINFNASTLELADRVMVLQIVIDEGEPSIRELLDCSVEELKPKLKNLETNSYLPVHLLLTPKDGAAVVLADLKVVSSGFRSGFRVDQLENGTIQVWHDGKLEPQAKPVLRKLAGELGVEILNSVGNIKNTRSLGSDVLKALADQPPLTTSS from the coding sequence ATGAGCCTCAGTCAAACGCAGATTATTCGATCTCTCGGCGAAGCTCTGGCTTGGTTTGAAAAGGAATTGGCTTGGGGTGCCCCAATGGGCGAGCTTCGACATCTGACCGGACGGATCGGGGAACTCTATGCCGCAATGGTCACTCGAGGGCAGATGGCCTTGGCGGTAAATCAATCGGGCTATGATGTCGTTTCTGATGAGGGAGAGCGGATCTCCGTCAAGACTTTCACCTCATCTAGTCATATCAACTTCAATGCGAGCACTCTAGAACTTGCTGATCGTGTAATGGTCCTTCAAATCGTCATTGACGAGGGCGAACCTTCGATACGAGAATTGTTGGATTGTTCAGTTGAAGAATTGAAGCCAAAACTGAAGAACCTTGAGACCAATTCTTATCTTCCTGTCCATCTCCTGTTGACACCTAAAGACGGCGCAGCAGTTGTCTTGGCCGATCTGAAGGTGGTCTCCTCGGGTTTTCGGAGCGGTTTCCGCGTTGATCAACTGGAAAATGGCACAATACAGGTATGGCATGACGGAAAGCTTGAGCCTCAGGCCAAGCCTGTCCTTCGAAAGCTTGCAGGCGAATTAGGCGTCGAAATCCTGAATTCTGTCGGAAATATAAAAAACACCCGTTCGTTGGGGTCTGATGTCCTGAAGGCATTGGCTGATCAACCACCGTTGACTACCTCGTCGTGA
- the tnpA gene encoding IS66-like element accessory protein TnpA, translating into MSTIDSGHYGDGVARRTKRLWTDEEKRSICFQTAAPGVSVAQVARRYAVNANLIFKWLRDPRYAPDPTSVAPPAEEARFLPVEIVAETRSTPAAPAAENHIEIELAGGHRMRISGSYDPEALARLIRGLSA; encoded by the coding sequence GTGTCCACCATTGATAGTGGACACTATGGTGATGGCGTGGCGCGTCGGACGAAGCGACTTTGGACGGATGAGGAGAAGCGTTCGATCTGTTTCCAGACGGCGGCGCCGGGCGTTTCCGTGGCTCAGGTGGCGCGGCGCTACGCGGTGAACGCGAACCTGATCTTCAAGTGGCTGCGCGATCCCCGTTATGCGCCGGACCCCACCTCGGTTGCGCCCCCAGCAGAGGAGGCGCGGTTTCTGCCCGTAGAGATCGTCGCGGAGACCAGGTCTACTCCGGCGGCACCTGCCGCCGAGAACCACATCGAGATCGAGCTGGCGGGCGGTCACCGGATGCGGATCAGCGGCAGCTATGATCCTGAGGCGCTGGCGCGGCTGATCCGGGGACTTTCGGCGTGA
- a CDS encoding IS3 family transposase (programmed frameshift), producing the protein MMTKRKQHAPAFKAKVALEALKGEETVSELASRFGVHPTMINQWKRALLDGASGVFERGSRKAPVIDEDQVRDLHAKIGELAVANFFFGKKAQALGRDVRRGMIERDHPDLSIGQQCALLSIPRSSFYYAPQGETEQNLALMRLIDGQFLETPFFGVRQMTWHLRNQGHAVNEKRIRRLMRLMGLMPIYQKPSTSRPAKGHKTYPYLLRGLRVGRPNQVWCVDITYLPMRRGFLYLVAIMDWHTRMVLSWRISNTLDADFCVEALNEAIYRFGPPDIMNSDQGSQFTSFAWIDRLRRSGIRISMDGKGRYLDNIFIERLWRTLKYECVYLHAWETGSHARAGVRKWIEFYNHRRPHKALGGRPPAVVYSLQIEATQPDQQEQIRA; encoded by the exons ATGATGACGAAACGAAAGCAGCATGCGCCTGCATTTAAGGCCAAGGTGGCACTTGAGGCGCTGAAAGGCGAAGAAACCGTGTCGGAACTGGCGAGCCGGTTCGGCGTGCATCCGACAATGATCAATCAATGGAAGCGCGCGCTGTTGGATGGCGCGTCCGGTGTTTTCGAGCGCGGCAGCCGCAAGGCACCGGTGATTGATGAAGATCAGGTCCGGGACCTGCACGCCAAGATCGGGGAGCTGGCGGTGGCCAATT TCTTTTTTGGAAAGAAAGCTCAAGCCCTGGGGCGGGACGTGAGGCGCGGCATGATCGAGCGCGACCATCCGGACTTGTCGATCGGCCAGCAATGCGCGCTGCTGTCGATTCCGCGGTCGTCGTTCTACTACGCACCGCAGGGTGAGACGGAGCAGAACTTGGCGCTGATGCGGTTGATCGATGGACAGTTCCTTGAAACGCCGTTCTTCGGCGTTCGCCAGATGACGTGGCACCTGCGCAATCAGGGTCATGCCGTGAACGAAAAGCGCATCCGCCGGCTCATGCGCCTGATGGGGCTGATGCCAATCTATCAGAAGCCCAGCACCAGCAGGCCGGCGAAGGGGCACAAGACCTATCCTTATCTGCTGCGCGGGCTGCGTGTGGGCAGACCAAACCAGGTCTGGTGCGTGGATATCACCTACCTGCCAATGCGCCGCGGCTTTCTCTATCTGGTGGCGATCATGGACTGGCACACCCGGATGGTGCTGTCCTGGCGGATCTCGAACACGCTGGACGCCGACTTCTGCGTCGAGGCGCTGAACGAGGCTATCTATCGGTTCGGACCGCCGGACATCATGAACAGCGATCAAGGATCTCAGTTCACGTCGTTTGCTTGGATAGACCGCTTGCGCCGGTCGGGTATCCGCATCTCGATGGATGGCAAGGGGCGCTACCTGGACAACATCTTTATTGAACGCCTCTGGCGCACGCTAAAATACGAGTGCGTCTATCTGCATGCCTGGGAGACCGGGTCCCACGCCCGCGCCGGCGTCCGCAAATGGATCGAGTTTTACAATCACCGCCGCCCGCACAAAGCCCTTGGCGGCCGACCACCAGCAGTGGTCTACTCACTGCAAATCGAAGCAACCCAACCCGATCAGCAGGAGCAAATCAGAGCTTAA